The following coding sequences are from one Brienomyrus brachyistius isolate T26 chromosome 2, BBRACH_0.4, whole genome shotgun sequence window:
- the smn1 gene encoding survival motor neuron protein 1, which produces MANGYKEVLFTRGDGQSDDSDIWDDTALIKAYDKAVASFKNALKGVENTGVTKDDKLGKKRKNNKKNRNRKRSNAHPERDWQIGDTCYAFWSEDGTLYPARISSIDLEKGTCIVIYTDYGNEEEQNLTDLLSENSVANSEARRVTQKDVQSSTDESDRSSSQPQLNQQHKSKTRPGASSGPSVWASGFSHSPSQAPAFRKGETGHGSLDPAFLSGLPFIPSGPPIIPPPPPISPDTLDDEALSSMLISWYMSGYHTGYYLGLKQAQKDIASGKSSQHE; this is translated from the exons ATGGCTAATGGATACAAGGAAGTTCTTTTTACCCGAGGAGATGGTCAG AGTGACGATTCTGACATCTGGGACGATACGGCTTTGATAAAAGCCTACGATAAAGCGGTGGCATCGTTTAAG AACGCTTTGAAGGGTGTGGAGAACACTGGCGTAACCAAAGACGACAAACTcggaaagaaaaggaaaaacaacaaaaagaaTCGAAACAGGAAGAGGAGCAATGCCCATCCAGAAAGAGAT TGGCAAATTGGGGACACATGTTATGCATTTTGGTCAGAAGATGGTACCTTGTACCCAGCCAGAATTTCTTCAATAGACCTTGagaaggggacttgcatagtaatatacactgactaTGGGAATGAGGAAGAGCAGAACCTGACAGACCTCCTTTCTGAGAATTCTGTAGCAAATAGTGAAGCTCGCAGAGTGACTCAG AAAGATGTCCAGTCCTCTACTGACGAAAGTGACAGATCCTCTAGCCAGCCACAGCTCAATCAACAGCACAAGTCTAAAACACGACCCGGAGCCTCTTCAGGACCTTCAGTGTGGGCTTCAGGCTTCTCTCATTCCCCATCTCAAGCACCTGCCTTCAGGAAG GGTGAAACGGGACATGGCAGTCTGGATCCTGCATTTCTAAGCGGACTTCCATTTATTCCCTCGGGACCCCCA ATTATTCCGCCTCCACCCCCAATAAGTCCAGACACCCTTGATGATGAGGCATTGAGCAGCATGTTGATCTCCTGGTATATGAGTGGTTACCACACTGGTTATTATCTA GGACTGAAACAGGCACAAAAAGATATCGCTTCAGGAAAGAGTTCCCAGCACGAATAA